A stretch of Hydrogenothermus marinus DNA encodes these proteins:
- the purH gene encoding bifunctional phosphoribosylaminoimidazolecarboxamide formyltransferase/IMP cyclohydrolase — protein sequence MKKRALISVSNKEKVVEFAKQLVNLGYEIISSSGTAKVLKESGIPVIEVSEITGFPEIMGGRVKTLHPKIHGGLLAVRDNPEYMKQLEEHKITPIDIVAINLYPFEETVKKGADLDEIIENIDIGGPAMVRAAAKNHKFVTIIVSPKDYDKVIEELKEKGETSLETRRNLALKAFRHTAVYDSIISSVLNEKFGINEKFPEEYSIPLRKKEILRYGENPHQEASLYISPVENGLSIAESEVLHGKQMSFNNYLDVEGAVNLVKELDCEENVCVIVKHSNPCGVAIRNSQKEAYIEALKRDPKSAFGGIVAFNKPLNLETAEEISKIFLEVIIAPDFEKDAFMFLSSKKKNLRLVKIKNFDKKPEGFDYRRISGGILIQDRDLELYKDLKVVTERKPTEEEMEDLIFAFKVVKHVKSNSVVIVKDKASIGIGPGQTSRVDSLETAIKKANEFNLPLEDSVLASEAFFPFRDSVDEAAKYEIKAIIQPGGSIRDEEVIQAANEHGIAMIFTGMRHFKH from the coding sequence TTGAAAAAAAGAGCTCTTATTTCTGTATCTAATAAAGAAAAAGTTGTTGAGTTTGCTAAACAGCTTGTTAATCTGGGTTATGAAATTATATCCTCATCTGGTACAGCAAAAGTATTAAAAGAAAGTGGTATTCCAGTTATAGAGGTTTCAGAAATTACAGGATTTCCTGAAATAATGGGAGGAAGAGTAAAAACATTACATCCAAAAATTCATGGTGGTCTTCTTGCAGTTAGAGATAATCCAGAATATATGAAACAGCTTGAAGAACATAAAATAACACCAATAGATATAGTAGCTATAAATCTTTATCCTTTTGAAGAAACTGTTAAAAAAGGTGCTGATTTAGATGAAATTATAGAAAATATAGATATTGGCGGCCCTGCTATGGTAAGGGCTGCTGCTAAAAATCATAAATTTGTAACTATTATTGTAAGTCCTAAAGACTATGACAAAGTTATAGAAGAATTGAAAGAAAAAGGAGAAACATCATTAGAAACAAGAAGAAATTTAGCTTTAAAAGCTTTTAGACATACTGCAGTTTATGACAGTATAATATCATCTGTATTAAATGAAAAATTTGGCATAAATGAAAAATTCCCTGAGGAGTATTCAATTCCACTTAGAAAAAAAGAAATTTTAAGATATGGAGAAAATCCACATCAAGAAGCAAGTCTTTATATTTCTCCTGTAGAAAATGGACTTTCTATTGCAGAAAGTGAAGTTTTACATGGAAAACAGATGTCTTTTAATAATTATCTTGATGTAGAAGGTGCAGTAAATCTTGTAAAGGAGCTTGACTGTGAAGAAAATGTTTGTGTAATTGTAAAACATAGTAATCCATGTGGAGTTGCAATAAGAAATTCTCAAAAAGAAGCTTATATTGAAGCTTTAAAAAGAGATCCAAAATCTGCTTTTGGTGGAATTGTAGCATTTAATAAACCTTTAAACTTAGAAACAGCAGAAGAAATTTCTAAAATATTTTTAGAAGTTATTATTGCTCCTGATTTTGAAAAAGATGCTTTTATGTTTTTATCTTCTAAAAAGAAGAATTTAAGACTGGTAAAAATTAAAAATTTTGATAAAAAACCTGAAGGATTTGATTATAGAAGAATATCTGGAGGCATTTTAATTCAAGATAGAGATTTAGAGCTTTATAAAGACTTAAAAGTAGTTACTGAAAGAAAACCAACAGAAGAAGAAATGGAAGATTTAATTTTTGCATTTAAAGTTGTAAAACATGTAAAATCAAACTCTGTTGTTATTGTAAAAGATAAAGCATCTATTGGAATTGGTCCAGGTCAAACTTCAAGGGTTGATAGCTTAGAAACTGCTATTAAAAAAGCCAATGAATTTAATTTACCTTTAGAAGATAGTGTTCTTGCATCAGAAGCATTTTTCCCGTTTAGAGATAGTGTAGATGAAGCGGCGAAATATGAAATAAAAGCAATTATCCAGCCCGGTGGCTCAATAAGAGATGAAGAGGTTATTCAAGCTGCAAATGAGCATGGTATAGCTATGATATTTACAGGGATGAGACATTTTAAACATTAG
- a CDS encoding anthranilate synthase component I family protein: MEDIIYSSENGFFDKKGFYFFDKPIFTIQYKNNILQINNKKLKTKNPIPIIEKLIKGYFSVGFISYDFKEYIYENLKKINKDKIDLPLIYLKVYKNFKYQKDFYQKKANNQIFSVKYPDKGRFIEAVKKAKKYIEEGDIYQINLSHRIEIDGFFNVKIIFYNLTKYQPTPYLMLIRDKNFSIISASMELFLEKKGDILKTKPIKGTRPRGKTKEEDEKLKKELYLSEKERAENLMITDLMRNDLGIISEKVLVEKLFEVEEYKSLFQMSSTIKSKLKKDITLKDIIYATFPPGSVTGAPKKRAMEIIDQLEDFKRHIYCGSLFLIKPNMDFIMSVAIRQSIFQKKKCCIYVGAGIVADSIPEKEYEETILKAKANIKSI, encoded by the coding sequence ATGGAAGATATAATCTATTCGTCTGAAAATGGTTTTTTTGATAAAAAAGGTTTTTACTTTTTTGATAAACCTATATTTACTATTCAATATAAAAATAATATTTTACAGATAAATAATAAAAAGTTAAAAACTAAAAATCCTATACCAATAATTGAAAAATTAATAAAAGGTTATTTTTCTGTTGGTTTTATATCTTATGATTTTAAAGAATATATTTATGAAAACTTAAAAAAAATAAATAAAGATAAAATAGATTTACCTTTAATATATTTAAAAGTTTATAAAAATTTTAAATACCAAAAAGATTTTTATCAAAAAAAAGCCAATAATCAAATATTTTCAGTAAAATATCCTGATAAAGGTAGATTTATTGAAGCAGTTAAAAAAGCAAAAAAATATATAGAAGAAGGAGATATATATCAGATAAATCTTTCCCATAGAATAGAGATTGACGGATTTTTTAATGTAAAAATTATATTTTATAATCTAACAAAATATCAACCGACACCTTATCTTATGCTTATAAGAGATAAAAATTTTTCTATTATATCTGCAAGTATGGAACTATTTTTAGAAAAAAAAGGTGATATTTTAAAAACAAAGCCAATAAAAGGAACAAGACCAAGAGGTAAAACTAAAGAAGAAGATGAAAAGTTAAAAAAAGAACTTTATTTAAGTGAGAAAGAAAGAGCCGAAAATTTAATGATTACTGATTTAATGAGAAATGATCTTGGAATTATTTCTGAAAAAGTATTAGTTGAAAAATTATTTGAGGTTGAAGAGTATAAATCTCTTTTCCAGATGAGTTCTACCATTAAGTCAAAATTAAAAAAAGATATAACATTAAAAGACATTATATATGCTACTTTCCCACCAGGATCTGTAACAGGAGCACCAAAAAAAAGAGCTATGGAAATAATAGATCAGCTTGAAGATTTTAAAAGGCATATCTATTGTGGAAGCTTATTTTTAATTAAACCTAATATGGATTTTATAATGAGTGTTGCAATAAGACAATCTATTTTTCAAAAGAAAAAATGTTGTATTTATGTAGGAGCAGGGATTGTTGCAGATAGTATTCCTGAAAAAGAGTATGAAGAAACTATTTTAAAAGCAAAAGCAAATATAAAGAGTATTTAA
- a CDS encoding sigma-54-dependent transcriptional regulator: protein MKYRGKILIVDDEEDILILFKEILEDEGYKVDTTTSAKEGLKILEENIYELVLSDMKMPEMTGEQFLEELRKFNKFTSFVIMTAYGTINNAVECMKKGAFHYLTKPIDFNDPKVWKIIEEAVEKSKILQEKMKLEEELNKIKNKTNLDYIITQNKQMLDIINYVKKVAPTDFTILITGESGTGKELFAKAIHDLSLRKDKKFLPINCANISPDIMEAEFFGYKKGAFTGADTDRKGLFEQAEGGTVFLDEIGEIPTSIQAKLLRFLQDKEVRKIGDTESKKVDVRIIAATNKNLTKLVKEGKFREDLYHRLTSFHVHLPPLRERKEDIPILVFHFINKFNEKLNKNIKGITPEALEILLNYEWEGNVRQLANIINQACVFAEDYIDVKDLPEEIKNTEKTDFIFDYNKAKEKYQKSFMTTYLKVLLSITKGNISKAARMANIERQSLQKLLKKYGVNPEEFRKTNV, encoded by the coding sequence ATGAAATATAGAGGAAAAATTCTTATAGTAGATGATGAAGAAGATATATTAATCCTTTTTAAAGAGATTTTAGAAGATGAAGGATATAAAGTAGATACTACAACCTCTGCCAAAGAAGGTTTAAAGATTTTAGAAGAAAATATTTATGAACTTGTGTTGTCTGATATGAAAATGCCAGAAATGACAGGAGAACAGTTTTTAGAAGAACTTAGAAAATTTAATAAATTTACAAGCTTTGTAATTATGACTGCTTATGGAACTATAAATAATGCAGTAGAATGTATGAAAAAGGGAGCTTTCCATTACCTTACAAAACCAATAGATTTTAATGATCCAAAAGTATGGAAAATTATAGAAGAAGCAGTGGAAAAATCTAAAATATTACAAGAAAAAATGAAATTAGAAGAAGAGCTTAATAAAATTAAAAATAAAACAAATTTAGATTATATTATTACTCAAAATAAACAGATGCTTGATATTATCAATTATGTAAAAAAAGTAGCCCCAACAGATTTTACTATTTTAATAACAGGAGAAAGTGGAACAGGTAAAGAACTTTTTGCTAAAGCTATCCATGATTTAAGTCTAAGGAAAGATAAAAAGTTTTTACCTATAAACTGTGCAAATATTTCTCCAGATATAATGGAAGCAGAATTTTTTGGATATAAAAAAGGAGCATTTACAGGAGCTGATACTGATAGGAAAGGGTTATTTGAACAGGCAGAAGGAGGAACTGTTTTTTTAGATGAGATAGGAGAAATTCCAACTAGTATACAAGCAAAACTTTTAAGATTTTTACAAGATAAAGAAGTAAGAAAAATAGGAGATACAGAATCTAAAAAAGTAGATGTAAGGATTATAGCTGCAACAAATAAGAATTTAACCAAGCTTGTAAAAGAAGGAAAATTTAGAGAAGATCTTTACCATAGACTTACATCATTCCATGTACATCTTCCACCTTTAAGAGAAAGAAAAGAAGATATTCCTATTCTTGTATTTCATTTTATTAATAAATTTAATGAAAAACTTAACAAAAATATTAAAGGAATCACACCGGAAGCTTTAGAAATTTTATTAAATTATGAATGGGAAGGTAATGTTAGACAGTTAGCAAACATTATAAATCAGGCTTGTGTCTTTGCAGAAGATTATATAGATGTTAAAGATTTACCTGAAGAAATTAAAAACACAGAAAAGACAGATTTTATCTTTGATTATAATAAAGCAAAAGAAAAATATCAGAAAAGTTTTATGACAACATATCTTAAAGTTTTATTATCTATTACAAAAGGTAATATATCAAAAGCAGCAAGGATGGCCAATATAGAAAGGCAATCCTTGCAAAAACTTTTAAAAAAATATGGAGTAAATCCTGAAGAGTTTAGAAAAACTAATGTTTAA
- a CDS encoding SIR2 family NAD-dependent protein deacylase, whose protein sequence is MDKKDLEENIKKAKDVLRKSDAVLITAGAGMGVDSGLPDFRGPEGFWKAYPIAKKLGLRFEELANPRWFREDPELAWAFYGHRLNLYRKTKPHEGFYLLKDFVTAKKGGYFVFTSNVDGQFQKAGFDEKKIVEIHGSIHYLQCSIPCNDEIWSANNIKIKIDEESFKAIPPLPKCKKCGKIARPNILMFGDWDWIPYRTESQEYRFEIWLNQIQNKGYNLSIIEIGAGKAVPTVRLTSEKIASEFDATLIRINPRDYDIPSSKHISIPLSGLEAIRKILS, encoded by the coding sequence ATGGATAAGAAAGATTTAGAAGAAAATATAAAAAAAGCTAAAGATGTTTTAAGGAAATCAGATGCTGTTTTGATAACAGCTGGAGCAGGAATGGGAGTTGATTCTGGTCTTCCTGATTTTAGAGGTCCAGAAGGTTTTTGGAAGGCATATCCAATTGCTAAAAAATTAGGACTTAGATTTGAAGAGCTTGCAAATCCAAGATGGTTTAGAGAAGATCCAGAGCTTGCTTGGGCTTTTTACGGTCATAGATTAAATCTTTATAGGAAAACAAAACCCCATGAAGGGTTTTATCTTTTAAAAGATTTTGTAACTGCTAAAAAAGGTGGATATTTTGTATTTACTTCAAATGTAGATGGTCAATTCCAAAAGGCAGGTTTTGATGAGAAAAAAATAGTTGAAATTCATGGAAGTATCCATTATTTACAATGTAGTATTCCTTGTAATGATGAAATTTGGTCAGCTAACAATATTAAAATAAAAATAGATGAAGAAAGTTTTAAAGCTATCCCTCCACTTCCAAAATGTAAAAAATGTGGAAAAATCGCAAGGCCTAACATATTAATGTTTGGAGATTGGGACTGGATTCCTTATAGAACAGAAAGTCAAGAATATAGATTTGAGATATGGTTAAATCAGATACAAAACAAAGGATATAATCTTTCAATTATTGAAATAGGTGCAGGAAAAGCGGTTCCTACTGTTAGATTAACTTCTGAAAAAATAGCATCTGAGTTTGATGCTACTTTAATAAGAATAAATCCAAGAGATTATGATATTCCATCTTCTAAGCATATATCTATTCCTCTTAGTGGTCTTGAAGCAATAAGAAAGATATTATCTTGA
- a CDS encoding two-component system sensor histidine kinase NtrB gives MISVFIGLFPWISLFLVLRYLNIKPNPRIILIFLIYLLSLFLFIDNQVAILKFVLISYFLFLFLELNKNLDFKYKLIAIFWFVSLGILTYFEHKEINLEILIPLAILTLFLKRYKNITDFLSFNLINIILIISYYIDLSLFLVFSSIYAIYLITDYIFTYKKELEKENLEYKKLLDRAINTEVQKKIFQIDEDISITSKKLKEIFKLSNYTVSTTDLNAMAERAVEGLLSLGYTGIVISILKKDIFKKGGFFPNFKQFQEIKDISNLKKLIINEEEKYILLPFKVGDEILGFLAVYKKEGILPKETEYLSTYANSVAIAVANIIHFEDLINLEELTYKTFESLDIGIAVLDEDLNIQMANKAFRNMAVNEDKNNAIDIIPTLKYLEKDLKNVISQAKPFETVLSSINKKGFIYRIKALPLHIELPEKSKIILIIEDITEKEKLEAQLVETEKLAVIGKMAAVLAHEIKNPLTAISASAYRIKKNGEKLGNEKIIELSEKVEFHSDRAKNIIDRVLNYSKPSYYKLEKINLKDILNQTLEFINHSIKGKNIKIKKNIRKNVYVYGDKNSLQQVFVNLIMNSIEAIQDKSKDELEEGIIEINLDRENDRYAIVKIKDNGIGIPESILEDVFEPFFSTKVEGTGLGLSVVKRIITDHGGQIFVESKEGEGTEFIIKLPIED, from the coding sequence ATGATTTCTGTTTTTATTGGTTTATTTCCATGGATTAGTTTATTTTTAGTTTTAAGGTATTTAAATATAAAACCTAATCCAAGGATTATTTTAATATTTCTTATTTATTTATTGTCTTTGTTTTTATTTATAGATAATCAAGTAGCTATTTTAAAATTTGTTTTAATATCTTATTTTTTATTTCTATTTTTAGAATTAAATAAAAATTTAGATTTTAAATATAAACTTATTGCTATATTTTGGTTTGTTTCCTTAGGAATATTAACTTATTTTGAACATAAAGAGATAAATCTTGAGATATTGATACCTTTAGCTATTTTAACTTTATTTCTTAAAAGGTATAAAAACATTACTGATTTTTTAAGTTTTAATCTAATTAATATTATCTTGATAATCTCATATTATATTGATTTATCTTTATTTTTAGTTTTTTCTTCTATTTATGCAATATATCTTATTACTGATTATATTTTCACATATAAAAAAGAGCTTGAAAAGGAAAATTTAGAATATAAAAAATTGCTTGATAGAGCTATAAATACAGAAGTTCAGAAAAAAATATTTCAGATTGATGAAGATATATCAATTACCTCTAAAAAATTGAAAGAAATTTTCAAGCTAAGTAATTATACAGTATCTACAACAGATTTAAATGCTATGGCTGAAAGGGCAGTGGAAGGATTATTAAGTCTTGGATATACTGGAATTGTAATTTCTATATTAAAAAAAGATATTTTTAAAAAAGGGGGATTTTTCCCAAATTTTAAACAGTTTCAAGAAATTAAAGATATATCAAATTTAAAAAAATTAATAATTAATGAAGAAGAAAAATATATTTTACTTCCATTTAAAGTTGGAGATGAGATTTTAGGATTTTTAGCTGTTTATAAAAAAGAAGGTATACTTCCAAAAGAAACAGAATATTTATCAACATATGCAAACTCAGTAGCAATAGCAGTTGCAAATATTATTCATTTTGAAGATTTAATTAACTTAGAAGAACTTACTTATAAAACTTTTGAATCCTTAGATATAGGAATAGCTGTCTTAGATGAAGATTTGAATATACAGATGGCAAATAAAGCTTTTAGGAATATGGCTGTTAATGAAGATAAAAATAATGCAATTGATATAATTCCAACTTTAAAATATTTAGAAAAAGATTTAAAAAATGTAATTTCTCAAGCAAAACCTTTTGAAACTGTTTTATCTTCTATAAATAAAAAAGGATTTATATATAGGATAAAAGCTTTACCTCTTCATATAGAACTTCCTGAGAAATCAAAAATAATACTTATAATAGAAGATATTACAGAGAAAGAAAAATTAGAAGCACAACTTGTAGAAACAGAAAAACTTGCAGTAATTGGAAAAATGGCAGCTGTTTTAGCACATGAAATAAAAAATCCTCTTACTGCTATATCTGCATCTGCATATAGAATTAAGAAAAATGGAGAAAAATTAGGGAATGAAAAGATTATTGAGCTTTCAGAAAAAGTGGAATTTCATTCAGATAGAGCAAAAAATATTATAGATAGGGTTTTAAATTATTCAAAACCTTCTTACTATAAATTAGAGAAAATCAATCTGAAAGATATTTTAAATCAAACATTAGAATTTATAAACCATTCTATTAAAGGTAAAAATATAAAAATCAAAAAAAATATCAGAAAGAATGTATATGTTTATGGAGATAAAAATTCCTTACAGCAAGTTTTCGTAAACCTTATAATGAATTCTATAGAAGCTATACAAGATAAATCTAAGGATGAGTTAGAAGAAGGTATAATAGAAATAAATCTTGATAGAGAAAATGATAGATATGCGATTGTAAAAATAAAAGATAATGGTATAGGTATACCTGAAAGTATATTAGAAGATGTTTTTGAACCATTTTTCTCTACAAAAGTAGAAGGTACTGGGCTTGGGCTTTCAGTTGTAAAAAGAATTATTACTGATCATGGTGGACAAATTTTTGTTGAAAGTAAAGAAGGAGAAGGTACAGAATTTATAATAAAACTACCAATAGAGGACTAA
- a CDS encoding MBL fold metallo-hydrolase RNA specificity domain-containing protein: MTILVRSYGATEMVTGSCHLIEVGKTRILVDCGMFQGENEDLNYEPFGFDPKNVDYLIVTHGHIDHIGRIPKLYKAGFRGKIITTLATKRIARIMLLDSAKVMLEEYQTEYKKALRRGRPEDVKPPLYYEDDVYDAMELFKITLDYEQKLSINDNITIKFKNAGHILGSTFVEIFIKDNGVNKKLVFSGDLGLKEKLIINPLEDEDYAISVYTESTYGNRNHKSLEKSIEEFKQAIIDTLKRGGNVVIPTFALERSQEVLYILRKMYDEGSLPTNARIFLDSPLAISATRIFLQFPQLFNEKLKEMIRKGENPFIFPNVEFTQTVEESKKINDIASGAIILAGSGMCTGGRIKHHLKHNLWREENSVIFVGYQTKGSLGRAIIDGAKTVRIYGEEIAVKAKIYTINGFSSHADQKTLLNWLGNIKGLENIFIVHGEKEVMEIFKEKIKEELNMKAHIVKKGEGIFI; this comes from the coding sequence ATGACCATTTTAGTAAGATCTTATGGTGCCACAGAAATGGTTACAGGTTCTTGCCATTTAATAGAAGTTGGTAAAACTAGAATTTTAGTAGATTGTGGAATGTTTCAAGGTGAAAATGAAGATTTAAATTATGAGCCTTTTGGATTTGATCCTAAAAATGTTGATTATCTAATAGTTACCCATGGACATATAGATCATATAGGAAGAATTCCAAAGCTGTATAAAGCAGGTTTTAGAGGAAAAATAATAACAACTTTAGCAACCAAAAGAATAGCGAGAATTATGCTACTTGATTCTGCAAAAGTAATGCTTGAAGAATATCAAACAGAATACAAAAAAGCGTTAAGAAGAGGAAGACCAGAAGATGTAAAACCTCCTTTATATTATGAAGATGATGTTTATGATGCTATGGAGCTTTTCAAAATAACCTTAGATTATGAACAAAAATTAAGTATTAATGATAATATAACTATTAAATTTAAAAATGCTGGACATATTTTAGGTTCTACCTTTGTAGAAATATTTATTAAAGATAATGGAGTTAACAAAAAATTAGTATTTTCTGGAGATTTAGGACTAAAAGAAAAATTAATTATAAATCCTCTTGAAGATGAAGATTATGCAATTTCTGTTTATACAGAAAGTACTTATGGAAATAGAAATCATAAAAGCTTAGAAAAAAGCATTGAAGAATTTAAACAAGCTATAATTGATACTTTAAAAAGAGGTGGAAATGTAGTAATTCCAACATTTGCTTTAGAGAGAAGTCAAGAAGTTTTATATATCTTAAGAAAGATGTATGATGAAGGAAGTCTTCCAACAAATGCAAGAATATTTTTAGATAGTCCTCTTGCAATATCTGCAACAAGAATATTTTTACAATTTCCTCAACTTTTTAATGAAAAACTAAAAGAGATGATAAGAAAAGGAGAGAATCCTTTCATATTCCCAAATGTTGAATTTACTCAAACAGTAGAAGAATCCAAAAAGATAAATGATATTGCTTCAGGAGCCATAATACTTGCAGGAAGTGGAATGTGTACAGGTGGGAGAATAAAACATCATTTAAAACATAATCTATGGAGAGAAGAAAACTCTGTAATTTTTGTAGGTTATCAAACAAAAGGTTCTCTTGGAAGGGCAATAATAGATGGAGCTAAAACAGTTCGTATTTACGGAGAAGAGATAGCAGTAAAAGCTAAAATTTATACAATAAATGGATTTTCATCTCATGCTGATCAAAAAACATTATTAAATTGGCTTGGAAATATAAAAGGACTTGAAAATATTTTTATAGTACATGGAGAAAAGGAAGTGATGGAAATTTTTAAAGAAAAAATAAAAGAGGAACTAAATATGAAAGCTCATATTGTAAAAAAAGGAGAAGGAATATTTATTTAA
- a CDS encoding glycosyltransferase family protein, which translates to MSDFFQNGLITTLQRLRSRNLEELEKELEGFAKRRNMVLLLPALYSEFEGPAMPKIVEELKKIKYLYRIVLSLDKADEKQFKKVKEIMSEIPTDVKIVWHDGPNMQKIYKEIEEKKFKIGLRGKGRSVWMTLGYILSDINAYAIALHDCDIVNYSRELPARLFYPIVHPALDFEFSKGYYPRFKDKLYGRVTRLYYTPLIRALKKFLGCNRFLEYLDSFRYALSGEFAFIRSLARGLRISPSWGLEVSMLSEVYQNTSVNRICQVELMENFEHKHKEVGSSAEEGLIKMATDIAKTLFRVLSQDGVELSDSFFRSLLTTYLLEATKSIEKYNALSLINGLEYDRHSEITAVEKFVQALKIAKDEFSQDPIGEPNLPAWIRVRAAIPDISEKLIKAVEDDNK; encoded by the coding sequence ATGTCTGACTTTTTTCAAAATGGACTTATAACAACTTTACAAAGATTAAGATCTAGAAATTTAGAAGAGTTAGAGAAAGAGCTTGAGGGTTTTGCAAAAAGAAGAAACATGGTTTTATTGCTTCCAGCCCTTTATTCAGAGTTTGAAGGACCAGCAATGCCTAAAATAGTAGAAGAACTAAAAAAGATTAAATATCTATACAGAATAGTATTATCCTTAGATAAAGCTGATGAAAAACAGTTTAAAAAAGTAAAAGAAATAATGTCTGAAATTCCAACTGATGTAAAAATAGTATGGCATGACGGTCCAAACATGCAAAAAATCTATAAAGAGATAGAAGAAAAAAAGTTTAAAATAGGTCTTCGTGGAAAAGGGCGTTCAGTATGGATGACACTTGGTTATATACTTTCTGATATAAATGCATACGCTATAGCTCTCCATGATTGTGATATTGTAAATTACTCAAGAGAACTTCCTGCAAGGCTTTTTTATCCTATTGTTCATCCTGCATTAGATTTTGAATTTAGTAAAGGCTATTATCCAAGATTTAAAGATAAACTTTATGGAAGGGTAACTAGACTTTACTATACACCATTAATAAGAGCTTTAAAAAAATTTTTAGGATGCAATAGATTTTTAGAATATTTAGATAGTTTTAGATATGCTTTATCTGGTGAGTTTGCCTTTATAAGAAGTTTGGCAAGAGGTTTAAGAATATCACCAAGTTGGGGATTAGAAGTATCTATGCTTTCTGAAGTTTATCAAAATACTTCTGTAAATAGAATATGCCAAGTAGAGCTAATGGAAAATTTTGAGCATAAACATAAAGAAGTAGGTTCTTCAGCAGAAGAAGGACTTATAAAAATGGCAACAGATATAGCAAAAACACTATTTAGAGTTTTATCTCAAGATGGAGTTGAACTTTCTGATTCATTTTTTAGAAGCTTATTAACAACATATTTATTAGAAGCAACAAAATCCATAGAAAAATATAATGCTTTATCTTTAATAAATGGCTTAGAATATGATAGACATAGTGAAATTACAGCAGTAGAAAAATTTGTTCAAGCTTTAAAGATAGCAAAAGATGAATTTTCTCAAGATCCTATAGGAGAACCAAATCTTCCTGCTTGGATAAGAGTTAGAGCAGCTATTCCTGATATTTCTGAAAAGTTAATAAAGGCTGTAGAAGATGATAATAAATAG